The following nucleotide sequence is from Chelonia mydas isolate rCheMyd1 chromosome 5, rCheMyd1.pri.v2, whole genome shotgun sequence.
tcatagaatatcagggttggaagggacctcaggaggtcatctagtccaaccccctgctcaaagcaggaccaatccccaactaaatcatcctagccagggctttgtcaagcctgaccttaaaaacttcaaaggaaggagattccaccacctcccaaggtaacccattccagtgcttcaccaccctcctagtggaaaaagttttttctaatatccaacctaaacctcacccactgcagcttgagaccattgatacttgttttgtcatctgctaccactgagaacagtctagatccatcctctttggaaccccctttcaggtagttgaaagctgctatcaaatcccccctccttcttttcttctacagactaaacaatcccagttccctcagcctctactcataagtcatgtgttccagtcccctaatgacttttgttgccctctgctagacgctttccaattttttcacctccttcttgtaatgtggggcccaaaactggacacactactccagatgaggcctcaccaatgtcaaatagaggggaacaatcacatccctcgatctgctggcaattcccctacttatacagcccaaaatgctattggccttcttcgcaacaagggcacgctgttgactcatatccagcttcttgtccactgtaacccctaggtctttttctgcaggaaaatcaGAAACTCCCTAACTGACAGGGAGCAATTACTGAAGCTAGTCTGCCTGTGGAACTGGAGGTGTGTTATAAACCCTGCTGTGTTATGGATTAAAAATGGTCCCTCCAACACACTCAGGGGGAAGAGTGAGTAAAAGCACTAGCTCAGTGGAGCCCAGCTGGAGTGAGTAAAGGTCTTTGCCTGCTCCTTTTAGGGATATGGAAGAGTAAGTGCAGACTTCAGGAGTACTGGTCAGCTAATCTGACTTCTGTGTTCAAGCACCGTGAAGCTCTTTCTTCTTTAGTCCAAGTCTAATAAAACGTGTAAGGTCAATGAGTGGATTTCACCTCAGCAGATATTTGCTTCAAACTTGGAAAGAAGCTGGATTTTCTTTACACATGAAGAGCATTGCAGCCTACATTTCCCCAGCATAGCCCCTACAGCTAATCTTTCCACTGGGAAGGGGTGGTTCTAACACATCCTCAAGCCAGGGTCAGATGTAAGATACCCCATCGAAAATGTTGCTGGACCAATCTTAAGTTATACAAAGCAAATGCAGTAACTGACTAACCCACCGGATGCAGTATTTAGGGCACAAGGAGCAGTGAGTTATTTCAGCAAAGCCCAGCATGATTCACCCATGGGCTCGAGTGTTTAATCCAAAGGCCTGTTGGAGGATCCAAGGTGTGAGCATAGAGATCACACTAGCTACACTCCAATGGTCTGAATATTAGAAGGAGAAATGGGAAAAGGAAAGATGCTTTCTGCCCCCAGCTGGCTATCTTTCCTGGGCACTACTGCCTGCATAATTAGTGATTGTAGCTACCACGTAGAAAGACTTGTTGTGTGCTCTGAACATGGTTGGGCTTGCTTTTTCTGCTGGCTGCATATGTGGGAGGGCTATGGATGGGAAGGTGGTTGCTAAGCTCTGAGCATGCAGTGGTCTCTCTGTGCTGGTGATACTTGCAGCTGTGCAGAGCTCTCTGGAACTCAGCTACTCTTCCCAACTGCCTGTTGAAGTTACTGGGGTCTGAGTAAATGCAGGGGCTGGTTTGTGCAGGGCTCATTGTAGAATCAGGGACTAACAGTGCCCCACTCTAGCCTTTGCAGCTGCTGAAGGTcatgtgtctggatggaggcccaCTCACATCCCCCTGTGGGACAGACACATGGGTGTGAACATCTAGGCTTGCTTTAAAGGAGTGAGGTGAgcacctgcctcagccccaggccaCTGTCACTCCCTGCTTTGATTTTACTCCCTGTGTGAAGGGCGATGGGGAGGTTATGGGAAGAAGTTATACATGCTGTGATCTGCTGTCACTCCAGCTGGGAAGGGCCCTGGCACTGGAGTGACTAGGCCAGGAATGATAATGGGGAGAGGGTAGAGCCGAGCATAGTGGCTATGACTGACACCCCCCCGCCCAAACTGTTCCCTGAGCTTGTCTCCCCTCTTAATCCTTCCCTGTGGCTGTGTCATCCCCATCATTTCCCAAATGCTCCCCTGATTCCCCCTGAGTCTGGGGGTTCCACGTATTGAACTGACACTTATATTGGAACTGCTAACTGCACTCAGTCTTTAACCCCttattgcccagtgtggggcaacCTAACTCTCTTTGAGCAATCAGCACTCTCCCCTCTTAGattgttttactgacaaaaaaccTTCTACACTGAAAATGTTACCAGGGAAATGGAGCGTAAAGGCGCTCTTCAGAGAGACCAACGGGAGCCAAAATTGGGGCACTATGGCCTGGAGAGGAAATGGGGTGTGGAGAACTTAGAACCTACAACTGGTAAGGAGCCAAGTTAAAAGGGTCACATACAGTGGTGGGAGACTGCCAGGCCTTGCCTCAAGCCCAGTGCAAGAAGCTCAACAGGTTGGAAGTGTCTAGGAGAAGAGATGGTGAATTGACAACTCCAGGCAACTGGGatttaacaaaacacacacacagggagactACCTgcaagaaatcatagaatcatagaatatcagggttggaagggaccccagaaggtcatctagtccaaccccctgctcgaagcaggaatAGAAATACAGCAGCAGATAGTCTTGCTGAAGCATGGACATCAGCCAGCGTGCGTCCTTCctccctgctgttagccaagCACCTGCCTAACCTTTCCTACTGCCTAGTGTAAACCTAGCCAGGCCAATAACACTACAGGCACATGGCTCAGGGTTGTGGGAGATCCATGATAGGACCAGTGCTGGGCTtgtaatgcattttcctgagagctTGTGTCTAGCCTTGAAGTCACAAGTGAGTAGTGTCATCTAGGCAGCTCCATCACTGTTGGTTATCCTAACTAGGGCTTGAGCTATTAAAAAGCTTCAGGCAAGGAAATGTCTCTCAGGTTCAGTACTGCAACAGGACCATGACCAGGAATGGGTGTGTAGCTCTCAAGGATGGAGACTAGTAATCAAAGTGGTGATGTAAGCATCTCCCAGGGCTGGTTACTCCTGATCTCATTGGACAGGGCCTGTCTTGTACTCCAGTAGACTGGAGCTACAAAGCTCTTCATAGACTCCTAGAATatgggggttggaagggacctcaggaggtaatctagtccaatgtcctgctcaaagaaggacctattcccaactaaatcatcccagccagggctttctctagcctgtccttaaaaacttcaaaggaagaagattccaccacctctctaggtaatgcattcctgtgcttcaccacccttctagtgaaaaagtttttcctaatatccagcctaaacctcccccactgcaacttgagaccattactccttgttctgtcctctgctaccactgagaacagtctagatctatcctctttggaaccacctttcaggtagttgaaagcagctatcaaatcccccctcattcttctcttccgccgACTAAAccattccagttccctcagcctctcctcataagtcatgtgttatagtccccctaatcatttttgttgccctctgctggacactttccaattttttcacatcctttttgtagtgtggggctcaaaactggacaaaatactccagatgaggcctcaccaatgtcgaatagaggggaacaatcacatccattgatctgctggcaatgcccgtaTTTACACaacccaaaatgtcattggccatcttggcagcaagggcacactgttgactcatagccagttTCTTGTCCAGTGTAACTTCAAGGTCCTTTACTGCAGAAAAGTCAGAAATTCCCTAATTGACAGGGAGCGATCACTGAGGCTAATTTGCCTGTGTAACTGGAAGTGTGTTACATACCCTGCTGTGTTCTGGATTAACAGAGGCCCCTCCAACACACTAGCTAGGTGGAGCCCTGCTGGGGTGAGTAAAAGTCCTAGCCTGCTCCTTTTAGGGATATGGAAGAGTCAGTACAGACTTCAGGAGTGCTGGTTAGCTAACGTGACTCCTGTGTTCAAGCCCAGTGAAGCTCTTTCCTCTTTAGTCCAAGTCTAATAAAAATGTGATGTCAATGAGTGGATTTCACATCAACCGATATTAGCTTCAAACTTGGATAGAagtgggagctggattttctTTACACCATGAAGAATATTGCAGCCTACGTTTCCTGAGTGCAGCCCCTGCAGCTAATCTTTCCGTAGAGAAGGAGTGGTTCTAACACATCCCCAAGCCAGTGTCAGACCTAAGAAACCCCATTGAAAATGTTGCTGGGCCAGTCTTAAGTTATGTAAAGCAAATGCAGTAACTGACTAACACACCAGATGCAGTATTTATTGCACAAGGAGCAGTGAGTTATTTCAGCAAACCCCAAACCAATGGGCTCGAGTGTTTAATCCAAAGGCCTGTTGGAGGATCCAAGGTGTGAGCAAAGAGATCACACCAGCTACACCCCAATGGTCTGAATATTAAAAGGAggaatgggagaaaggaaagagatgctTCCTAACCCCAGCTGGCTTTCTCTCCTGGGTGGCACCCTCTGGATAATTAGTGATTGTAGCTGTAGATCCCAGGTAGGAAGACTTGTAGTGTGCTCTGAATGTGGTTGGGCTTGCTTCTTCTGCTGGCTGCCTGTGTGGGAGGGCTATGGCTGGGAAGGTGGTTTCTAAGCCCTGAGCATGCAATGGTCTCTCTGTGCTGGGGATACTtgcacctgtgcagagccctCTGGAACTCAGCTACTCTTCCCAACTGCCTGTTGAAGTTACTGAGGTCTGAGTAAATGCAGGGGCTGGTTTGTGCAGGGCTCATTGTAGAATCAGGGACTAAAactgccccactctggccctTGCAGCCACTGAAGCTGAAGATCGTGTCTCTGGATGGAGGCCCACTCACATCCCTCTGTGAGACAGACACATGGGTATGAACATCTAGGCTTGCTTTAAAGGAGTGAGGTGAgcacctgccttagccccaggccactgtcactctgctcagctgctccaggcattTGCACTCCCTGCTTTGATTTTACTCCCTGTGTGAAGGGTGATGGGGAGGTTATGGGAAGAAGTTATACATGGTGTGATCTGCTGTCACTCCGGCTGGGAAGGGCCTTGAAGCTGGAGTAACTAGGCCAGGAATGATaatggggagagggcagagccgAGCATAGTGGCTATCACTGacaccaccccccccaaaaaactttgcCCTGAGCTTGTCTCCCCACTTAGTACTTCCCTGTGGCTGTGTCATCCCCATCATTTCCTAAATGCTCCCCTGATTCCCCCTGAGCCTGGGGGTTCCACGTATCGAACTGAAGCTTATATTGGAACTGCTAACTGCACTCAGTCTTTAACCCCttattgcccagtgtggggcaacCTAACTCTCTTTGCGGTTctgggcctaagtcacttaggccttgcaatgctgagagGAGCAAtagctaaatacctttaaaaatctgtgccacGTTCTCTTCCCTGGTCAAGTCAACTAACGGGAAAGCTATAAATGAACTGAGGAAGCAACTTGTACCAGCTGGGCCTGAATAACTGCCCCAGCCTCTTCTGGAGTGGGCATGAAAGCAAAATAATACCACAGCTATCAGCACTCTCCTCTCTTAGAtggttttactgacaaaaaaccTTCTACACTGAAAATGTTACCAGGGAAATGGAGCGTAAAGGCGCTCTTCAGAGAGAACAACTGGAGTACTCTGAGAATATGAAGCAttcttattatgtgtattaccatAGCATTTCGAAGCCAAAATCAGAACTGGAATCCCATCATGCTAGGTACTGTCTTAACACAAAGTAAAaggcctgccccaaacagctcacaATCTGAAAATAGGtttccagccctccaggattgtcctgaacTGTcgaggaattaaagattaatctttaattaaagattgtcatgtgatgagacttccaggaatacatccaaccaagaCTGGCAACTTTGAAACCCTGTAACTTTTCAGGGGCTCACAGCCCTCACTGGGCAAAGTAGAGAATGCAGCTGTGTGATTGGTCTCCTCAGCTGTCTGTCAAGTGTGTCCAGCCCCTGATGACATCATCACAGGAATATAATGGCTGAGGGGGGCTAGATCTAAGTATTGGCAAAGGATTAGTAGTGTGGAAGTTTGGTAAGATGTGTATTTAACCTCTATGCTATGTCTCTGGTTCCTAGGTTCTGCCTGTGTTTAGATGGGGGCTCTTTTCTTACACAGAGTGTGACCCAATGTCTTGCCTGATGGCCAGTAGTGGCTAGGATTGAATGACCAGAAACTCTTAGCTACTTTCAgttcttggtagctgttcttgtATAAAGCATTTCTAGCTGAGTCTTCTGAGCAAACAGTCTAGGGAAGGAAACTATCTGCCTTCCAGACTGGGAGTCCTTGATTAATGGTATGTTCTAGGAGGTGGAGGCTTCCCTAGAGAAGAATAGAATATTTAACAAGGAGAATTAAATTAGGGCTTGGATTATGGGAAAACTCTCCACTCACCTCTCTACCTGAGCTAAGCTATGCAGTTCCCACTCAGGAATGGGGATTGGGACTTCTGGCTGTGGTCTGAGTTCTGGATTGTCCTAAAGATCTGCAGGTGGAAACACTAGACTGAGGTGGCTGATTCAGCTGAGACTGGAGTACTGGGTAACCAATATGTATCTGAAACAGATAATGCAGGAAACACTAAAAGAAAACAGGCCTGGTGCTTTCCCATAAGGGAAATGCTTCCTGGCCCTAGCTTTCTAGTTAGTGGTCTCACTCTCGCCTCTAGGGGTGATGGTGTCAATTTACCTGAACTGGAATCTGTTTCTTTACCGGACCAGTCTCTAACTGAcaatagaaaatatttgtatttttaccagctaaattggctttaaaataaccaGCCTGCCATAGTGGGCATCTCCTACGTAAACTCATATatcttaaggtcagaagggaccattatgatcaactCCTATGTAATTCAGTATCCAGGGAGACTCCTACACTACTCACTGAAGAGATCCCTGAAGGCTCCCCAGTGGTACCTTCTTAAttcagtgttttgtgtgtgtagtcAATGGCTACTATCTTCAGCAGGGTAACTTCTGTCAGTGATTGTACTCTGGGACAAATGGAATTATCCCTGGTATTATTTGGGAAAAGACTAAACTAGGAGGGTGCCTCTGATGAGCTGTGCAGGTGTCCTGGTGCTCCCCTTGGGAGGGATCGTTGGGTCTAGAAGTCTGAGGAGAAGTTTTGGGagtgtgtaacaccgacagaccctggtgatcggcaggatcaaacctgggacctctggagccaAACGCATGAGcctctgctgcatgagctaaaagccataaggCTCTTCTCTAAGACTGTAGAGCCGATGTCTTAATCTCTGCCTCTCTAACTGGTTCTGGCACCATGAGATGGGACAGAAGAAcatacccagaaggtgtgtggattacaagTGCATCCCTGGGCTTGAGGAACTGGCTGTCTCTGAGCCTGCCTTAGATCAAAGGTTTAAGGCCCTGGCCTGTTCTCTGTAGAGAGAGACTTACTACAGGGGGACAACCTGGTCTGGCTCTTAGAGAAAATGGACCGGGAGCAGCTCTCCTGGTGTTCCTACACAACATTGATTTCGCTGTGTCCTGCTGTAGCCACTCAATATTCCTTTTTGGGTCTTGCAGGGACATCTCACTCCACCATGTCTGCTAAGGAAAATGAACCACAGGTGGAGATCCAGGCAGAGGAGCCAAAGGTGGGTCCCTCCTGGGGAGGCAGGTGTGCTTGGCATCTGGAAGGGCTGTTCTAGCTTGAATGtctccactgctggagacagggacTCGTAACCACAATACTAGCTAATGCTCCTAGTTCTAGTTCTCAGAGTGCCGTAGTCACTGCCCACAAGTGCCTCCTGAAGCCAGGAGGAGCCCCAGCACTGGTGACCCTGTGAATGCTATCTGCAAAGGACAAATCCTGTTGATTGTAATGCCCAGTGGGGGCACTGTACTGGGTGCTGGACTGAGACATGGTTCCTGATTGGGAGAGACTGCACTTGGAAAGACAAAAGGTCTCTCCATTCCTGTTCTCGCTGATGGAACGAGATCGTgacacagttctgttttgttgGTGGCCGTGCCAGGTTGGAAACGGCATTCCTGAGACCTTACTGAATATAGGCAGCTGTTCCAATGGGACCAGGCTTCTGGGTGTGTAACTAATGTCACAGGCAGGCCACTGAACTCCTGCTGACAAGGACAGGAGATTGCCTAGCTCTGAGGACCATCTCCTACAGAATCAGTAGTTGaagagggaaagagacaggagGGGCACCTTGAGAACCCAGGAGCTCTTCCTCAGCtgactcctctttccctcccacagACTACAGGGGACAGGGTGGCTGGCCTGCCCTTGGTCAGCTCTGCCTGTGAGATGGCCTCTGCCAGATATGCTGCCACCAAAGAGACGCACCCAGCCATCAAAGCGGTCTGTGAGGTGGCAGAGACAGGGGTGAGGGCCATCACCTCTGCTGCCATCACCGGGGCACAGCCCATCCTGgcccagctggagccacagcGTGAGtaagggaagggaggcaggaacactcctgtgtgtgtggagggggaggtgggTCTGGGGGCAGGCTCAGCCTACAGTGGCTCTGTGCCCACTACTGAGCTCGGCCTCCAACTGGCAGCTAACAGAATCCAgactcccttctcctgctcccctgaactCGGCTAGCTCCTAGACGTGATCCGGCCAAGGCATTGGCCTTGTGCGGAGTGGCTGTgatggctgcagcagctgctgttgcgGACTCTTGCTCCGGtaccagcagggagctgggccagcCTAGAGGCAGGCAGTGCCCAGGCACAATCCCTGGTGTGCGTGGCTGGCCCAGTACCACACAGCCACATGCACTGTGTATGGCACCTGATGCCATGGAGCAAGAGGGCACAGGAAGCAGCTCCAATGCTAAAAGGATCTGAGCCCGTTGCAGGCACTGGAGACTCCTGAAACCCTCtaggagaagctgggggtggatGAACAGATGACTGGCAGCGGGATCTCCTGAGTGCTAAACGTGGCACTGACCCAGACTGGCTCCATAGCCTTGGGCAACTTGCCCAACCCCTCTTCCTTGGCTTTCCCATCAGTATCCTGGGGACACTTGCTTAGGAACACCAGTCCTCCAATGTACACAGATGAGCAGCCCCACGAGATCTGTGCACGTGAAGGAATTAAGGGAACGAGTTCTGTGGTTGTTACAGTTGCAGCAGCCAATGAATATGCCTGTCGGGGTCTGGACAGactggaggagcagctgcccgTCCTGCAGCAGCCGATTGAGAAGGTAACCACACGAGTGTCACGGCTGGTCCTGGAGCAGGATGAGGCTGTGGGCCCTTCACTTCCGCTAGGTGTTCAGTGACCTCTCTTCTGACCCCTTTTCCTCTAGGTGGCTTTGGATGCCCAAGACCTCGTGCGTGCCACAATGGCGGGTGCCAAGGATGCCGTCTGCAGCACGGTCACTGAGGCCAAGGATGCAGTGACCAGCATGGTGGGCGTGGCCCATGGGGCTGTCCAGGAGAGCGTGGAGGTGACCAAATCCGCCGTGACCAGCAGCATGAGCACAGTGATGGCCTCCAGCATGGGGCAGATGGCTGCGAGTGGCATAGACGCAGCATTGGGGAAATCTGAGCAGCTGGTGGACTACTACCTCCCCATGACAGAGGAGGAGCTTGGTAAGAACCCCTCTGCTGAATACAAACCAATGTGACCCTGGTGTCTTGGGGTGCAGCTTGGACTGAGTGTTCACAGCTGATCTGCCAAAAGAGCCACCTCTTCTTCGGGCTCCCTTGCAACATAGCTTGGCTACTAGCCCTCCCCTTGTTCCTTCATGCTGGGCCCTCAGCTAGCCCTGTTGTCTGGCTCTGACGCTGCTCCCTGTGGTGCTACCCGCTGCCTTAGTGGTCAGTGCTGCAGGGCATCCAAAGGTGCCCTGGGAAAGATTGCATTGGTCACAAGCTTTGGGAGGGCTGAACGCATCCCTGCCTTGTATCCTGGCCCTGCCAACTGgtggtgcaagtagattttaattCTTACCAGTATGGCGACTGATGGGAGGGACCCAAAagtggggggggcacatgactcCCCCCAAGCAACCCCACCCTGCCTTCTGCAGGGGGGCtctacagaccccagacaggagatgcaacTACGTGCAAGGGCTGGTGGGGGGCcagctgggggcggtacagccacacaggaggagctgccagcgtTCTACTCCTTTCGCTGCTGCGGTTCCTGCAGTTTTTCAGTGGACACCGAATGTCATTCCAGTACGTCATACCAGCAACAAATGTCTTAATGGTGTGGCGTACCTGACCTTACTGCCTTACTTGCCCCACTGCTGCCAActgaccccttcccccttccAGCTGAGCTTGCCACAACTCCCGTTGAGGGGCCTGGAGAGGCTCCCGCAGAGCAGCGGAGTTACTACGTGCGTCTGGGTTCCCTTTCGAGCATGCTGCGCCAGCGAGCCTACCAGCACGCCCTGGGCAAGATGAGACAAGCCAAGCAGCGCACCCTGGAggccctctcccagctccagcaaatCATTGACCTGGTAGGAACacaacccctctcccctgccctgtagcTGCTGTGGGTCACGGTCTCTGCAGCCTCCCATGCTCAGTGCCATTGGCACTGTTTGTTTCTGGGCCCAGCTGTGTCGCTGCAGtagtgctgcctgcctgctgcccacACCTAGCTGTGGGAGAGCTTCCCTGGCCAGCcgcctcctgctcttcccagctaaCTGCCCTCTCCTCCTGCAGATCAAGCAGGCTGTAGATCAGAAGCTTCACAATGGCCAGGACCGTCTGTACCAGATGTGGCTCCAGTGCTGCAGGGGGAAGTTAGAAGGGCAGGAGGAACCAGACTCCGCAAAGGTATTCTCCTCCTTCTTGCCCTCACAGCCTTGTTTCAGCGAACTCCCCCCATCTGTAGGGGAGACTTGCAGATACTCCAGTCTCTTTCTCCTTCCAGCAGGTTGAAGCTCAGGCTCTAGCCACATCCCAGAGCCTCACCCAGCAACTGAAAACCACCTGCCTTACTATCCTGGGCAGCATCCAGGGCCTTCCCAGCACTATCCAGGACAAGGCCCAGCAGGTCTCGAGCAGTATAGAAGAGCTCCAGGCCTCCTTCTCCAGTGCCGGCTGTTTCCAGGATCTGTCCAGCAGTGCCCTTGCCCAGAGTCGGGAGATGGTGACCAAGGCCCAGAAGTCCTTGGATGACCTGCTGGAATACGTGACACAGAACATTCCCCTGGACTGGATCGTGGGACCCTTCACTCCCGCGGGAGACTCCCCACAGTGTCCTGATGagctggtggaggaaggaaagaaggtgGAGGCCTGAAGGGTTCCCCCTGCTGCTGGAAGGAATCCAGCTGAATTGCCTGCATATCTAGTGTGGGGTCTCCTCGCTGAGGCCATAGTTCTGCTTTGGCAGATGGTGGACTGATGTCAGCTCATCCTTCTGCAGAATTAAAGAACTTGAATGTCCTTTCCCAGGCCCACTTCCCCAGAACCATTTGTTACAGGGTGGCATCACTAGTCATGCAGGACTGCCTCCCTTGCAGGGCTAGTCTGCTTCTCTCAGGACATACATACAGCTGTCTTCCTCTGTACACAAGAAGTGGTCCTGAGCTTGATATTTTTCCTAGCTGTGTAATGTGTAAAACTAGGGTTTAATGTCACAATAAACTTCAACTGCATTCAAATTGCTGTCTGCTTAATGTGATTCCCTCCCCGACTTGTGCTTTGTACAAACATATACTGTACAGATGACGCCATCCCCCTCTTcttctcactcactcacacacaaacaccccttGCATCCACTTTTCTCTGGCAGGGCTCCAGAATGGCTGAGTTTGTCTCCTGGGTCAAGGCATCTCTTCAGGTACCTCCATTTGACACTCTTCCATTGAGACTATTTTCAGGAAGAAGGAGGCAACAGCCCATTGAGAACACTCGTCTGGCTTCCAGTGGGTAGTAAGGCAACATTACAGACTCTGAGACCAACTAACAGAGGGAAGAACCCAGTGTGTTAGGGCACTATGGGTTTGAGAGGAAATGGGGTGTGTGGAGAGCTGAGAACCTACTATTGGTAATGAGCGAAGTTAAAAGGGTCACATACAGTGGTGGGAGCCTGCCAGGCTTTGCCTCTAATCCAGTGCAAGAAGCTCAACAGGTTGGAAGTGTCCAGGAAAAGAGATGGTGAATTCTTACATCCCAGTTGCCTGGAGTTGTCAAAATgcacccctgcacacacacacagggagactACCtgcgagagagagagcagcagataGTCTTGTTGAAGCATGGACATCAGCCAGCCTGCGTCTTTCctccctgctgttagccaagCACCTGCCTAACCTTTCCTACTGCCTAGTGTAAACCTAGCCAGGCCAATAACTGTACAGGCACGTGGCTCAGGGTTGTGGGAGATCCATAGTAGAACCCGTGCTGGGCTtgtaatgcattttcctgagagctTGTGTCTAGCCTTGAAGTCACAAGTGGGTAGTGGCATCTAGGCAGCTCCATCACTGTTGCTTATCCTAACTCGGGCTTGAGCTATTAAAAAGCTTCAGGCAAGACCCTGTCTCCCGGGTTTAGCACTGCATCAGCACCATGAGCAGGAATGGGTGTGTTGCTCTCAAAGATGGAGACTAGTAATCAAAGTGGTGATGGAAGCAGCTCCCATGGCTGGTTACTCCTGATCTCATTGGACAGGGCCTGGCTTGTACTCCAAAGGACTGGGGATAGCAAGCTCTTCAAAGTCAGAAACTGCCAAACTGACAGGCTAATGTGCCTGTGGAACTGGAG
It contains:
- the LOC119566717 gene encoding perilipin-3-like isoform X9; this translates as MICRWKHLTKVADSAETGVLGTSHSTMSAKENEPQVEIQAEEPKTTGDRVAGLPLVSSACEMASARYAATKETHPAIKAVCEVAETGVRAITSAAITGAQPILAQLEPQLAAANEYACRGLDRLEEQLPVLQQPIEKVALDAQDLVRATMAGAKDAVCSTVTEAKDAVTSMVGVAHGAVQESVEVTKSAVTSSMSTVMASSMGQMAASGIDAALGKSEQLVDYYLPMTEEELAELATTPVEGPGEAPAEQRSYYVRLGSLSSMLRQRAYQHALGKMRQAKQRTLEALSQLQQIIDLIKQAVDQKLHNGQDRLYQMWLQCCRGKLEGQEEPDSAKVEAQALATSQSLTQQLKTTCLTILGSIQGLPSTIQDKAQQVSSSIEELQASFSSAGCFQDLSSSALAQSREMVTKAQKSLDDLLEYVTQNIPLDWIVGPFTPAGDSPQCPDELVEEGKKVEA
- the LOC119566717 gene encoding perilipin-3-like isoform X8 — translated: MSAQENEPQVEIQAEEPQTAGDRVAGLPLVSSACEMASASYAATKETHPTIKAVCEVAETGVRAITSAAITRAQPILDQLEPQLAAANEYACRGLDRLEEQLPILQQPIEKVALDAQDLVRATMAGAKDAVCSTVTEAKDAVTSMVGVAHGAVQESVEVTKSAVTSSMSTVMASSMGQMAASGIDAALGKSEQLVDYYLPMTEEELAELATTPVEGPGEAPAEQRSYYVRLGSLSSMLRQRAYQHALGKMRQAKQRTLEALSQLQQIIDLIKQAVDQKLHNGQDRLYQMWLQCCRGKLEGQEEPDSAKVEAQALATSQSLTQQLKTTCLTILGSIQGLPSTIQDKAQQVSSSIEELQASFSSAGCFQDLSSSALAQSREMVTKAQKSLDDLLEYVTQNIPLDWIVGPFTPAGDSPQCPDELVEEGKKVEA
- the LOC119566717 gene encoding perilipin-3-like isoform X4, giving the protein MICRWKHLTKVADSAETGVLGTSHSTMSAQENEPQVEIQAEEPQTAGDRVAGLPLVSSACEMASASYAATKETHPTIKAVCEVAETGVRAITSAAITRAQPILDQLEPQLAAANEYACRGLDRLEEQLPILQQPIEKVALDAQDLVRATMAGAKDAVCSTVTEAKDAVTSMVGVAHGAVQESVEVTKSAVTSSMSTVMASSMGQMAASGIDAALGKSEQLVDYYLPMTEEELAELATTPVEGPGEAPAEQRSYYVRLGSLSSMLRQRAYQHALGKMRQAKQRTLEALSQLQQIIDLIKQAVDQKLHNGQDRLYQMWLQCCRGKLEGQEEPDSAKVEAQALATSQSLTQQLKTTCLTILGSIQGLPSTIQDKAQQVSSSIEELQASFSSAGCFQDLSSSALAQSREMVTKAQKSLDDLLEYVTQNIPLDWIVGPFTPAGDSPQCPDELVEEGKKVEA
- the LOC119566717 gene encoding perilipin-3-like isoform X1; translation: MICRWKHLTKVADSAETGVLGTSHSTMSAQENEPQVEIQAEEPQTAGDRVAGLPLVSSACEMASASYAATKETHPTIKAVCEVAETGVRAITSAAITRAQPILDQLEPQLAAANEYACRGLDRLEEQLPILQQPIEKVALDAQDLVRATMAGAKDAVCSTVTEAKDAVTSMVGVAHGAVQESVEVTKSAVTSSMSTVMASSMGQMAASGIDAALGKSEQLVDYYLPMTEEELAELATTPVEGPGEAPAEQRSYYVRLGSLSSMLRQRAYQHALGKMRQAKQRTLEALSQLQQIIDLIKQAVDQKLHNGQDRLYQMWLQCCRGKLEGQEEPDSAKQVEAQALATSQSLTQQLKTTCLTILGSIQGLPSTIQDKAQQVSSSIEELQASFSSAGCFQDLSSSALAQSREMVTKAQKSLDDLLEYVTQNIPLDWIVGPFTPAGDSPQCPDELVEEGKKVEA
- the LOC119566717 gene encoding perilipin-3-like isoform X6 is translated as MSAQENEPQVEIQAEEPQTAGDRVAGLPLVSSACEMASASYAATKETHPTIKAVCEVAETGVRAITSAAITRAQPILDQLEPQLAAANEYACRGLDRLEEQLPILQQPIEKVALDAQDLVRATMAGAKDAVCSTVTEAKDAVTSMVGVAHGAVQESVEVTKSAVTSSMSTVMASSMGQMAASGIDAALGKSEQLVDYYLPMTEEELAELATTPVEGPGEAPAEQRSYYVRLGSLSSMLRQRAYQHALGKMRQAKQRTLEALSQLQQIIDLIKQAVDQKLHNGQDRLYQMWLQCCRGKLEGQEEPDSAKQVEAQALATSQSLTQQLKTTCLTILGSIQGLPSTIQDKAQQVSSSIEELQASFSSAGCFQDLSSSALAQSREMVTKAQKSLDDLLEYVTQNIPLDWIVGPFTPAGDSPQCPDELVEEGKKVEA